A genomic segment from Desulfonatronum lacustre DSM 10312 encodes:
- a CDS encoding universal stress protein, protein MKKKILLATTGSPASFGAARVAFEMAKRYDAELLLFHVAGVPKKGFSYQEVNDVRSQETVQVDDDYMAWVEEELKNTYAKQLEECKNARIILATGLPHREILRAARDEDVDMIIMGAHSGDSSDIYSKGYPGSTLQRVAKAAKCPVMTVHRESASYMGGFSHIVFATDFSKQSESAFKYALSMAKEFDCEMTLFHALDITSKVLAQSDIEDKLITLRKRLRDVYGPKMGDFKNFEVDVWEGNPYVEIVKIARERMADLIVLAHNTRELDPEQARMGSTLEQVLLRANCPVVSVNRPDKV, encoded by the coding sequence ATGAAGAAAAAGATTCTTTTGGCGACAACCGGCTCTCCGGCAAGTTTCGGGGCCGCGCGGGTGGCCTTTGAGATGGCCAAGCGCTACGATGCGGAACTGCTGCTCTTTCACGTCGCCGGCGTACCGAAAAAAGGCTTTTCCTACCAGGAGGTCAACGACGTCCGCTCCCAGGAGACCGTTCAGGTCGACGACGACTACATGGCCTGGGTTGAGGAAGAACTGAAGAACACCTACGCCAAGCAGCTTGAGGAATGCAAAAACGCGCGCATCATCCTGGCCACGGGTCTGCCGCACCGGGAAATCCTCCGGGCGGCCCGCGACGAGGACGTGGATATGATCATCATGGGCGCGCACTCCGGGGACTCCAGCGACATCTACTCCAAGGGCTACCCCGGCAGCACCCTGCAACGCGTGGCCAAGGCGGCCAAGTGCCCGGTGATGACCGTGCACCGCGAATCCGCGTCGTATATGGGCGGTTTCTCCCATATCGTCTTTGCCACAGACTTTTCCAAGCAGTCGGAAAGCGCCTTCAAGTACGCCCTGTCCATGGCCAAGGAGTTCGACTGCGAAATGACCCTGTTCCATGCCCTGGACATCACCAGCAAGGTATTGGCTCAGAGTGACATCGAGGACAAACTGATCACGCTTCGCAAACGACTGCGAGACGTGTACGGACCCAAGATGGGAGATTTCAAGAACTTTGAAGTTGACGTCTGGGAAGGCAATCCCTACGTGGAAATCGTCAAGATCGCCCGTGAGCGCATGGCCGATTTGATCGTCCTGGCCCACAACACCAGGGAACTGGACCCGGAACAGGCCCGCATGGGGTCGACCCTGGAACAGGTGCTCCTGCGGGCCAACTGCCCAGTGGTCAGCGTCAACAGACCGGACAAGGTTTAG
- the hmcF gene encoding sulfate respiration complex iron-sulfur protein HmcF has protein sequence MPEGILCNKQPIVTDEQLKLTLGDKSGKQYYAEMEQLEVDTDKLWSTIQNTMKSRLKTWLNICAKCGLCADSCFLYECNDRDPRQVPSAKIHATLGEIVKRKGKVDNAFMRKCMDIAWSWCTCCNRCGQFCPHGIDMGVMFSYTRGLLFSQGFVPWELKIGSGMHRVYKAQMDVTTEDWVDTCEWMADENSEEWPGLEIPVDKEDADIMYTLNAREAKHYPEDIAEAAILFHVAGENWTVPSEGWEQTSLTIFAGDWEGCKQQVLHVYDAIERLRPKRVVGTECGHAHRATVIEGPYWAGREDGQPPRPYIHYVEWLAEMLRTGRIKIDPAKRIKEPVTLQDSCNYVRNQGLKNITREIMSYLVEPGYFVEMAPNKEYNYCCGGGGGFNGIGKYRPQRNIALLKKREQILATGCKLVVAPCHNCWDAIRDLEEEYPIGIRWSFLKPLVIKMMIVPDHLKPQDEEGEEE, from the coding sequence ATGCCCGAAGGAATTCTTTGCAACAAGCAGCCCATTGTCACGGACGAGCAGCTCAAGCTGACGCTCGGGGACAAGAGTGGCAAGCAATACTACGCGGAAATGGAACAACTGGAGGTGGATACGGACAAGCTCTGGTCCACGATCCAAAACACCATGAAATCCCGACTGAAAACATGGTTGAACATCTGCGCCAAATGCGGACTCTGCGCGGACAGCTGTTTTCTCTATGAATGCAACGACAGGGATCCTCGCCAGGTCCCTTCGGCTAAAATCCACGCCACCTTGGGTGAGATCGTCAAGCGCAAGGGCAAGGTGGACAACGCTTTCATGCGCAAATGCATGGACATCGCCTGGAGCTGGTGTACCTGCTGCAACCGTTGCGGCCAGTTCTGCCCCCACGGCATCGACATGGGCGTGATGTTCTCCTACACGCGCGGCCTGCTCTTTTCCCAGGGATTCGTGCCTTGGGAACTGAAAATAGGTTCCGGGATGCACCGGGTGTACAAGGCCCAGATGGACGTGACCACCGAAGACTGGGTGGACACCTGCGAATGGATGGCTGACGAGAACTCCGAGGAGTGGCCGGGCCTGGAAATTCCCGTGGACAAGGAAGACGCGGACATCATGTACACCCTCAATGCCCGCGAAGCCAAACACTATCCGGAAGACATCGCTGAAGCTGCGATTTTATTCCATGTGGCCGGTGAAAACTGGACTGTACCTTCGGAAGGGTGGGAGCAAACCTCCCTGACAATTTTCGCCGGGGACTGGGAAGGCTGCAAGCAACAAGTTCTGCATGTCTATGACGCCATCGAACGTCTGCGCCCCAAGCGGGTCGTGGGCACGGAATGCGGCCACGCCCACCGGGCCACGGTCATCGAAGGGCCCTATTGGGCCGGACGCGAAGATGGCCAACCCCCCAGACCCTACATCCATTATGTGGAATGGCTTGCGGAAATGCTGCGCACCGGGCGAATCAAAATCGACCCGGCCAAACGGATCAAAGAACCGGTCACACTCCAGGACTCTTGCAATTACGTCCGCAATCAGGGTCTGAAAAACATCACCCGGGAAATCATGAGCTATCTTGTTGAACCCGGCTATTTCGTCGAAATGGCGCCGAACAAGGAATACAACTATTGTTGCGGCGGCGGCGGCGGATTTAACGGCATCGGCAAGTATCGCCCCCAGCGAAACATTGCTCTGCTTAAAAAGAGGGAGCAGATTTTAGCCACAGGGTGCAAGCTCGTGGTCGCGCCCTGCCACAATTGCTGGGACGCCATCCGCGACCTGGAGGAAGAATATCCCATAGGCATCCGCTGGAGCTTCCTCAAGCCGTTGGTGATCAAGATGATGATCGTCCCGGATCACCTCAAGCCCCAGGACGAGGAAGGCGAAGAGGAATAA
- the hmcC gene encoding sulfate respiration complex protein HmcC, whose protein sequence is MSTVTNDDFKSYLTPFNIVTGLIIIAGLIVTVIRFTGGLGAVTNLDDNYPWGIWISFDLLCGVALAAGGYTTAAACYVFGFKKYHSAVRPAVLTAFLGYALVVMALHYDVGRPWRLPYPIFVQQGTTSLLFEVGLCVFLYLTVLFMEFLPTLFEWTGWRKLRDALVKMTLVLVIFGVVLSTLHQSSLGALYTIAPSKLHPLWYSAYLPVFFFVSSIAAGLSMVIFEGSLSHKYLHRMMDEEYNRNHNDVVLGFAKGCSWVLFGYFALKMVGLTYDNNWHYLASGFGAWFLVEMLCFVALPAFLYAVGARDKNFALIKWTAILTVLGIVLNRFNVSLVAFNYHLPSEAKYFPAFMEIIISVFIVTVGVVVFRFVSTRMPVFFEHPDYKGQH, encoded by the coding sequence ATGAGCACCGTGACCAATGACGACTTCAAGTCATATTTGACGCCATTCAATATCGTAACGGGCCTGATCATCATCGCGGGCCTGATCGTCACCGTGATCCGCTTCACCGGCGGGCTCGGGGCCGTGACCAACCTGGACGACAACTACCCCTGGGGCATCTGGATCAGCTTCGATCTGCTCTGCGGCGTCGCCCTGGCGGCCGGCGGCTACACCACAGCCGCGGCCTGCTACGTCTTCGGCTTCAAGAAATACCATTCCGCGGTCCGCCCCGCGGTTCTGACCGCCTTCCTGGGCTACGCCCTGGTGGTCATGGCCCTGCACTACGACGTTGGTCGTCCCTGGCGGCTGCCCTACCCGATCTTCGTCCAGCAGGGCACGACATCCCTGCTCTTCGAAGTAGGTCTGTGCGTGTTCCTGTACCTGACCGTCCTGTTCATGGAGTTCCTGCCCACCCTGTTCGAATGGACCGGGTGGCGGAAGCTGCGGGACGCCCTGGTCAAAATGACCCTGGTGCTGGTCATCTTCGGCGTGGTCCTCTCCACGCTGCACCAGTCCTCGTTGGGAGCTTTGTACACTATCGCCCCGTCCAAGCTGCATCCCTTGTGGTACTCGGCTTATCTCCCGGTTTTCTTCTTCGTCTCCAGCATCGCGGCCGGGTTGTCCATGGTCATTTTTGAAGGTTCACTGTCCCACAAGTACCTGCACCGGATGATGGACGAGGAATACAACAGGAACCACAACGATGTTGTTCTCGGTTTTGCCAAGGGCTGCTCCTGGGTGTTGTTCGGCTACTTTGCCTTGAAGATGGTCGGCCTGACCTACGACAACAACTGGCACTACCTGGCCAGTGGCTTTGGCGCATGGTTCCTGGTGGAAATGCTCTGCTTCGTCGCCCTGCCGGCCTTCCTGTACGCCGTGGGCGCGCGGGACAAGAACTTCGCCCTGATCAAGTGGACGGCGATCCTGACCGTTCTGGGCATTGTCCTGAACCGGTTCAACGTTTCCCTGGTCGCCTTCAACTACCACCTGCCCTCGGAGGCCAAATACTTCCCTGCCTTCATGGAGATCATCATCTCCGTGTTCATCGTCACCGTGGGCGTGGTTGTGTTCCGATTCGTCTCCACCAGGATGCCCGTCTTTTTCGAGCACCCTGATTACAAAGGCCAACACTGA
- the hmcE gene encoding sulfate respiration complex protein HmcE: MYNFLTGPMVWITFLVVVVGLTYHVVTYIRGLDWRLDRVGYRPNMQHGLKGAARSIFFWILPWGSHGWRAKPLFTLLFFSFHIGLLFTPIFLEAHNIMLKDSWGIRLPGISAGLADFLSWVVVIGGIFLILRRIAYPEVRILTSAYDYMLIVIAVSPFLTGLIARYNVGNYDFWLLIHIITGHVWLLSLVFTKLNHVVLFFLSRAQLGMDYGIKRGGMKGTQMTW; the protein is encoded by the coding sequence ATGTATAATTTCTTGACTGGACCCATGGTCTGGATCACGTTTCTGGTCGTGGTCGTTGGATTGACGTACCATGTGGTGACGTACATCCGCGGCCTGGACTGGCGACTGGACCGCGTGGGCTATCGGCCCAACATGCAGCACGGCCTGAAAGGGGCCGCCAGATCCATCTTTTTCTGGATCCTGCCCTGGGGCTCCCACGGTTGGCGGGCCAAGCCGCTGTTCACCCTGCTCTTTTTCAGCTTTCACATCGGCCTGCTGTTCACGCCGATTTTTCTCGAAGCGCACAACATCATGCTCAAGGACAGCTGGGGCATCCGCCTGCCGGGTATTTCCGCCGGTCTGGCCGACTTTCTGTCCTGGGTCGTGGTCATCGGCGGCATCTTCCTGATCCTGCGCCGGATCGCCTATCCCGAGGTTAGGATTCTCACCTCGGCCTACGACTACATGCTGATCGTCATCGCCGTGTCCCCCTTCCTGACCGGCCTGATCGCCCGATACAACGTGGGCAACTACGACTTCTGGCTGCTCATCCACATCATTACCGGCCACGTCTGGCTGCTCAGCCTGGTCTTCACCAAGCTGAACCACGTGGTCCTCTTCTTCCTGTCCCGCGCGCAACTGGGCATGGACTACGGCATCAAGCGCGGCGGGATGAAAGGCACCCAGATGACCTGGTAG
- the hmcD gene encoding sulfate respiration complex protein HmcD produces the protein MEFNSLHEFFMHTKTMTYLLMGGILVGAVLWWQFLMGEKKPIDNPHRTGEGHGNGHGH, from the coding sequence ATGGAATTCAACTCATTGCACGAGTTTTTCATGCATACCAAGACCATGACCTACCTGCTCATGGGCGGCATCCTGGTCGGCGCCGTACTCTGGTGGCAGTTTTTGATGGGCGAAAAGAAGCCCATCGACAACCCACACCGGACCGGTGAGGGACATGGCAATGGCCATGGTCATTAG
- the divK gene encoding DVU0259 family response regulator domain-containing protein, producing the protein MAKKIMVVDDDKEITSYLTQLFKDNGYETVEANDGSEAHDIVAKEKPDLITLDLEMPNEWGPRFYRKLTQNPELKKIPIIVISGLPSNQYAIQKAVASLTKPFDRDELMKIVKQTIG; encoded by the coding sequence GTGGCGAAGAAAATCATGGTCGTCGACGACGACAAGGAAATCACCTCGTACCTGACCCAATTGTTCAAGGACAACGGCTATGAAACGGTAGAAGCCAACGACGGCTCTGAAGCCCACGACATCGTGGCCAAGGAAAAGCCGGACCTGATCACCCTTGACCTGGAAATGCCCAATGAATGGGGTCCGCGCTTTTACCGCAAACTGACCCAGAACCCGGAACTGAAAAAAATCCCGATCATCGTGATCAGCGGCCTGCCGTCCAACCAGTATGCGATCCAAAAGGCCGTCGCCAGCCTGACCAAGCCTTTCGACCGCGACGAGCTGATGAAGATCGTCAAACAGACCATCGGCTGA